From Canis lupus baileyi chromosome 16, mCanLup2.hap1, whole genome shotgun sequence, a single genomic window includes:
- the CORO6 gene encoding coronin-6 isoform X10, which produces MSRRVVRQSKFRHVFGQAAKADQSYEDIRVSKVTWDSSFCAVNPKFLAIIVEAGGGGAFIVLPLAKVWQIPDYTPVRNITEPIITLEGHSKRVGILSWHPTARNVLLSAGGDNVIIIWNVGTGEVLLSLDDLHPDVIHSVCWNSNGSLLATTCKDKTLRIIDPRKGQVVAERFAAHEGMRPMRAVFTRQGHIFTTGFTRMSQRELGLWDPNNFEEPVALQEMDTSNGVLLPFYDPDSSIVYLCGKGDSSIRYFEITDEPPFVHYLNTFSSKEPQRGMGFMPKRGLEVSKCEIARFYKLHERKCEPIVMTVPRKSDLFQDDLYPDTPGPEPALEADEWLSGQDAEPVLISLRDGYVPPKHRELRVTKRNILDVRPPSGPRRSQSASDASLSQHTLETLLEEIKALREQVQAQEQRITALENMLCELVDGTD; this is translated from the exons ATGAGCCGACGTGTGGTTCGGCAGAGCAAGTTCCGCCATGTGTTTGGGCAGGCCGCAAAGGCTGACCAGTCCTACGAGGACATCCGggtgtccaaggtcacatgggaCAGCTCCTTCTGTGCGGTCAACCCCAAATTCCTGGCCATTATTGtggaggctgggggtggaggtgccTTCATTGTCCTGCCTCTGGCCAAG gTGTGGCAAATTCCAGATTATACTCCCGTGCGCAACATTACAGAACCCATCATTACACTCGAGGGCCACTCCAAACGTGTGGGCATCCTCTCCTGGCACCCCACTGCCCGGAATGTCCTGCTCAGTGCAG GTGGTGACAATGTGATCATCATCTGGAATGTGGGCACCGGGGAGGTGCTCCTGAGCCTAGACGACCTGCACCCGGACGTCATCCACAGCGTGTGCTGGAACAGCAACGGTAGCCTGCTGGCCACCACCTGCAAGGACAAGACGCTGCGCATTATCGACCCCCGCAAGGGCCAGGTGGTGGCG gagaGGTTTGCGGCCCACGAGGGAATGAGGCCCATGCGGGCCGTCTTCACGCGCCAGGGTCATATCTTCACCACGGGCTTCACCCGCATGAGCCAGCGAGAGCTGGGCCTGTGGGACCCG AACAACTTCGAGGAGCCAGTGGCACTGCAGGAGATGGACACAAGCAACGGGGTCCTACTGCCCTTCTATGATCCCGACTCTAGCATCGTCTACCTATGCGGCAAG GGCGACAGCAGCATTCGATACTTTGAGATTACGGACGAACCACCTTTCGTGCATTACCTGAACACCTTCAGCAGCAAGGAGCCTCAGAGGGGCATGGGTTTCATGCCCAAGCGGGGGCTGGAAGTCAGCAAGTGTGAGATCGCCCG GTTCTACAAGTTGCACGAAAGAAAATGTGAGCCCATCGTCATGACGGTGCCCCGCAAG tCAGACTTGTTCCAGGACGACCTATACCCAGATACTCCCGGCCCCGAGCCGGCCCTAGAAGCGGACGAATGGCTATCTGGCCAGGACGCCGAACCGGTGCTCATCTCGCTGAGGGACGGTTACGTGCCTCCCAAGCACCGCGAGCTCCGCGTCACCAAGCGCAATATCCTGGACGTGCGCCCCCCCTCTGGCCCCCGCCGCAGCCAGTCGGCCAGCGACGCCTCCCTGTCG CAGCACACCCTGGAGACGCTGCTGGAGGAGATCAAGGCCCTGCGCGAGCAGGTGCAGGCCCAGGAGCAGCGCATCACGGCCCTGGAGAACATGCTGTGCGAGCTGGTGGACGGCACCGACTAG
- the CORO6 gene encoding coronin-6 isoform X7, producing the protein MSRRVVRQSKFRHVFGQAAKADQSYEDIRVSKVTWDSSFCAVNPKFLAIIVEAGGGGAFIVLPLAKTGRVDKNYPLVTGHTAPVLDIDWCPHNDNVIASASDDTTVMVWQIPDYTPVRNITEPIITLEGHSKRVGILSWHPTARNVLLSAGGDNVIIIWNVGTGEVLLSLDDLHPDVIHSVCWNSNGSLLATTCKDKTLRIIDPRKGQVVAERARPHEGARPLRAVFTADGKLLSTGFSRMSERQLALWDPNNFEEPVALQEMDTSNGVLLPFYDPDSSIVYLCGKGDSSIRYFEITDEPPFVHYLNTFSSKEPQRGMGFMPKRGLEVSKCEIARFYKLHERKCEPIVMTVPRKSDLFQDDLYPDTPGPEPALEADEWLSGQDAEPVLISLRDGYVPPKHRELRVTKRNILDVRPPSGPRRSQSASDASLSQHTLETLLEEIKALREQVQAQEQRITALENMLCELVDGTD; encoded by the exons ATGAGCCGACGTGTGGTTCGGCAGAGCAAGTTCCGCCATGTGTTTGGGCAGGCCGCAAAGGCTGACCAGTCCTACGAGGACATCCGggtgtccaaggtcacatgggaCAGCTCCTTCTGTGCGGTCAACCCCAAATTCCTGGCCATTATTGtggaggctgggggtggaggtgccTTCATTGTCCTGCCTCTGGCCAAG ACAGGACGAGTGGATAAGAACTACCCACTGGTCACTGGGCACACTGCTCCTGTGCTGGACATTGACTGGTGCCCACACAATGACAACGTCATTGCCAGTGCCTCAGATGACACCACGGTCATG gTGTGGCAAATTCCAGATTATACTCCCGTGCGCAACATTACAGAACCCATCATTACACTCGAGGGCCACTCCAAACGTGTGGGCATCCTCTCCTGGCACCCCACTGCCCGGAATGTCCTGCTCAGTGCAG GTGGTGACAATGTGATCATCATCTGGAATGTGGGCACCGGGGAGGTGCTCCTGAGCCTAGACGACCTGCACCCGGACGTCATCCACAGCGTGTGCTGGAACAGCAACGGTAGCCTGCTGGCCACCACCTGCAAGGACAAGACGCTGCGCATTATCGACCCCCGCAAGGGCCAGGTGGTGGCG GAGCGAGCCCGGCCTCACGAGGGCGCCCGCCCGCTGCGGGCCGTCTTCACTGCAGACGGGAAGCTACTCAGCACCGGCTTCAGCAGGATGAGTGAGCGGCAACTCGCGCTCTGGGACCCG AACAACTTCGAGGAGCCAGTGGCACTGCAGGAGATGGACACAAGCAACGGGGTCCTACTGCCCTTCTATGATCCCGACTCTAGCATCGTCTACCTATGCGGCAAG GGCGACAGCAGCATTCGATACTTTGAGATTACGGACGAACCACCTTTCGTGCATTACCTGAACACCTTCAGCAGCAAGGAGCCTCAGAGGGGCATGGGTTTCATGCCCAAGCGGGGGCTGGAAGTCAGCAAGTGTGAGATCGCCCG GTTCTACAAGTTGCACGAAAGAAAATGTGAGCCCATCGTCATGACGGTGCCCCGCAAG tCAGACTTGTTCCAGGACGACCTATACCCAGATACTCCCGGCCCCGAGCCGGCCCTAGAAGCGGACGAATGGCTATCTGGCCAGGACGCCGAACCGGTGCTCATCTCGCTGAGGGACGGTTACGTGCCTCCCAAGCACCGCGAGCTCCGCGTCACCAAGCGCAATATCCTGGACGTGCGCCCCCCCTCTGGCCCCCGCCGCAGCCAGTCGGCCAGCGACGCCTCCCTGTCG CAGCACACCCTGGAGACGCTGCTGGAGGAGATCAAGGCCCTGCGCGAGCAGGTGCAGGCCCAGGAGCAGCGCATCACGGCCCTGGAGAACATGCTGTGCGAGCTGGTGGACGGCACCGACTAG
- the CORO6 gene encoding coronin-6 isoform X8, with protein sequence MSRRVVRQSKFRHVFGQAAKADQSYEDIRVSKVTWDSSFCAVNPKFLAIIVEAGGGGAFIVLPLAKVWQIPDYTPVRNITEPIITLEGHSKRVGILSWHPTARNVLLSAGGDNVIIIWNVGTGEVLLSLDDLHPDVIHSVCWNSNGSLLATTCKDKTLRIIDPRKGQVVAERARPHEGARPLRAVFTADGKLLSTGFSRMSERQLALWDPERFAAHEGMRPMRAVFTRQGHIFTTGFTRMSQRELGLWDPNNFEEPVALQEMDTSNGVLLPFYDPDSSIVYLCGKGDSSIRYFEITDEPPFVHYLNTFSSKEPQRGMGFMPKRGLEVSKCEIARFYKLHERKCEPIVMTVPRKSDLFQDDLYPDTPGPEPALEADEWLSGQDAEPVLISLRDGYVPPKHRELRVTKRNILDVRPPSGPRRSQSASDASLSQQHTLETLLEEIKALREQVQAQEQRITALENMLCELVDGTD encoded by the exons ATGAGCCGACGTGTGGTTCGGCAGAGCAAGTTCCGCCATGTGTTTGGGCAGGCCGCAAAGGCTGACCAGTCCTACGAGGACATCCGggtgtccaaggtcacatgggaCAGCTCCTTCTGTGCGGTCAACCCCAAATTCCTGGCCATTATTGtggaggctgggggtggaggtgccTTCATTGTCCTGCCTCTGGCCAAG gTGTGGCAAATTCCAGATTATACTCCCGTGCGCAACATTACAGAACCCATCATTACACTCGAGGGCCACTCCAAACGTGTGGGCATCCTCTCCTGGCACCCCACTGCCCGGAATGTCCTGCTCAGTGCAG GTGGTGACAATGTGATCATCATCTGGAATGTGGGCACCGGGGAGGTGCTCCTGAGCCTAGACGACCTGCACCCGGACGTCATCCACAGCGTGTGCTGGAACAGCAACGGTAGCCTGCTGGCCACCACCTGCAAGGACAAGACGCTGCGCATTATCGACCCCCGCAAGGGCCAGGTGGTGGCG GAGCGAGCCCGGCCTCACGAGGGCGCCCGCCCGCTGCGGGCCGTCTTCACTGCAGACGGGAAGCTACTCAGCACCGGCTTCAGCAGGATGAGTGAGCGGCAACTCGCGCTCTGGGACCCG gagaGGTTTGCGGCCCACGAGGGAATGAGGCCCATGCGGGCCGTCTTCACGCGCCAGGGTCATATCTTCACCACGGGCTTCACCCGCATGAGCCAGCGAGAGCTGGGCCTGTGGGACCCG AACAACTTCGAGGAGCCAGTGGCACTGCAGGAGATGGACACAAGCAACGGGGTCCTACTGCCCTTCTATGATCCCGACTCTAGCATCGTCTACCTATGCGGCAAG GGCGACAGCAGCATTCGATACTTTGAGATTACGGACGAACCACCTTTCGTGCATTACCTGAACACCTTCAGCAGCAAGGAGCCTCAGAGGGGCATGGGTTTCATGCCCAAGCGGGGGCTGGAAGTCAGCAAGTGTGAGATCGCCCG GTTCTACAAGTTGCACGAAAGAAAATGTGAGCCCATCGTCATGACGGTGCCCCGCAAG tCAGACTTGTTCCAGGACGACCTATACCCAGATACTCCCGGCCCCGAGCCGGCCCTAGAAGCGGACGAATGGCTATCTGGCCAGGACGCCGAACCGGTGCTCATCTCGCTGAGGGACGGTTACGTGCCTCCCAAGCACCGCGAGCTCCGCGTCACCAAGCGCAATATCCTGGACGTGCGCCCCCCCTCTGGCCCCCGCCGCAGCCAGTCGGCCAGCGACGCCTCCCTGTCG CAGCAGCACACCCTGGAGACGCTGCTGGAGGAGATCAAGGCCCTGCGCGAGCAGGTGCAGGCCCAGGAGCAGCGCATCACGGCCCTGGAGAACATGCTGTGCGAGCTGGTGGACGGCACCGACTAG
- the CORO6 gene encoding coronin-6 isoform X1, producing MSRRVVRQSKFRHVFGQAAKADQSYEDIRVSKVTWDSSFCAVNPKFLAIIVEAGGGGAFIVLPLAKTGRVDKNYPLVTGHTAPVLDIDWCPHNDNVIASASDDTTVMVWQIPDYTPVRNITEPIITLEGHSKRVGILSWHPTARNVLLSAGGDNVIIIWNVGTGEVLLSLDDLHPDVIHSVCWNSNGSLLATTCKDKTLRIIDPRKGQVVAERARPHEGARPLRAVFTADGKLLSTGFSRMSERQLALWDPERFAAHEGMRPMRAVFTRQGHIFTTGFTRMSQRELGLWDPNNFEEPVALQEMDTSNGVLLPFYDPDSSIVYLCGKGDSSIRYFEITDEPPFVHYLNTFSSKEPQRGMGFMPKRGLEVSKCEIARFYKLHERKCEPIVMTVPRKSDLFQDDLYPDTPGPEPALEADEWLSGQDAEPVLISLRDGYVPPKHRELRVTKRNILDVRPPSGPRRSQSASDASLSQQHTLETLLEEIKALREQVQAQEQRITALENMLCELVDGTD from the exons ATGAGCCGACGTGTGGTTCGGCAGAGCAAGTTCCGCCATGTGTTTGGGCAGGCCGCAAAGGCTGACCAGTCCTACGAGGACATCCGggtgtccaaggtcacatgggaCAGCTCCTTCTGTGCGGTCAACCCCAAATTCCTGGCCATTATTGtggaggctgggggtggaggtgccTTCATTGTCCTGCCTCTGGCCAAG ACAGGACGAGTGGATAAGAACTACCCACTGGTCACTGGGCACACTGCTCCTGTGCTGGACATTGACTGGTGCCCACACAATGACAACGTCATTGCCAGTGCCTCAGATGACACCACGGTCATG gTGTGGCAAATTCCAGATTATACTCCCGTGCGCAACATTACAGAACCCATCATTACACTCGAGGGCCACTCCAAACGTGTGGGCATCCTCTCCTGGCACCCCACTGCCCGGAATGTCCTGCTCAGTGCAG GTGGTGACAATGTGATCATCATCTGGAATGTGGGCACCGGGGAGGTGCTCCTGAGCCTAGACGACCTGCACCCGGACGTCATCCACAGCGTGTGCTGGAACAGCAACGGTAGCCTGCTGGCCACCACCTGCAAGGACAAGACGCTGCGCATTATCGACCCCCGCAAGGGCCAGGTGGTGGCG GAGCGAGCCCGGCCTCACGAGGGCGCCCGCCCGCTGCGGGCCGTCTTCACTGCAGACGGGAAGCTACTCAGCACCGGCTTCAGCAGGATGAGTGAGCGGCAACTCGCGCTCTGGGACCCG gagaGGTTTGCGGCCCACGAGGGAATGAGGCCCATGCGGGCCGTCTTCACGCGCCAGGGTCATATCTTCACCACGGGCTTCACCCGCATGAGCCAGCGAGAGCTGGGCCTGTGGGACCCG AACAACTTCGAGGAGCCAGTGGCACTGCAGGAGATGGACACAAGCAACGGGGTCCTACTGCCCTTCTATGATCCCGACTCTAGCATCGTCTACCTATGCGGCAAG GGCGACAGCAGCATTCGATACTTTGAGATTACGGACGAACCACCTTTCGTGCATTACCTGAACACCTTCAGCAGCAAGGAGCCTCAGAGGGGCATGGGTTTCATGCCCAAGCGGGGGCTGGAAGTCAGCAAGTGTGAGATCGCCCG GTTCTACAAGTTGCACGAAAGAAAATGTGAGCCCATCGTCATGACGGTGCCCCGCAAG tCAGACTTGTTCCAGGACGACCTATACCCAGATACTCCCGGCCCCGAGCCGGCCCTAGAAGCGGACGAATGGCTATCTGGCCAGGACGCCGAACCGGTGCTCATCTCGCTGAGGGACGGTTACGTGCCTCCCAAGCACCGCGAGCTCCGCGTCACCAAGCGCAATATCCTGGACGTGCGCCCCCCCTCTGGCCCCCGCCGCAGCCAGTCGGCCAGCGACGCCTCCCTGTCG CAGCAGCACACCCTGGAGACGCTGCTGGAGGAGATCAAGGCCCTGCGCGAGCAGGTGCAGGCCCAGGAGCAGCGCATCACGGCCCTGGAGAACATGCTGTGCGAGCTGGTGGACGGCACCGACTAG
- the CORO6 gene encoding coronin-6 isoform X2, translated as MSRRVVRQSKFRHVFGQAAKADQSYEDIRVSKVTWDSSFCAVNPKFLAIIVEAGGGGAFIVLPLAKTGRVDKNYPLVTGHTAPVLDIDWCPHNDNVIASASDDTTVMVWQIPDYTPVRNITEPIITLEGHSKRVGILSWHPTARNVLLSAGGDNVIIIWNVGTGEVLLSLDDLHPDVIHSVCWNSNGSLLATTCKDKTLRIIDPRKGQVVAERARPHEGARPLRAVFTADGKLLSTGFSRMSERQLALWDPERFAAHEGMRPMRAVFTRQGHIFTTGFTRMSQRELGLWDPNNFEEPVALQEMDTSNGVLLPFYDPDSSIVYLCGKGDSSIRYFEITDEPPFVHYLNTFSSKEPQRGMGFMPKRGLEVSKCEIARFYKLHERKCEPIVMTVPRKSDLFQDDLYPDTPGPEPALEADEWLSGQDAEPVLISLRDGYVPPKHRELRVTKRNILDVRPPSGPRRSQSASDASLSQHTLETLLEEIKALREQVQAQEQRITALENMLCELVDGTD; from the exons ATGAGCCGACGTGTGGTTCGGCAGAGCAAGTTCCGCCATGTGTTTGGGCAGGCCGCAAAGGCTGACCAGTCCTACGAGGACATCCGggtgtccaaggtcacatgggaCAGCTCCTTCTGTGCGGTCAACCCCAAATTCCTGGCCATTATTGtggaggctgggggtggaggtgccTTCATTGTCCTGCCTCTGGCCAAG ACAGGACGAGTGGATAAGAACTACCCACTGGTCACTGGGCACACTGCTCCTGTGCTGGACATTGACTGGTGCCCACACAATGACAACGTCATTGCCAGTGCCTCAGATGACACCACGGTCATG gTGTGGCAAATTCCAGATTATACTCCCGTGCGCAACATTACAGAACCCATCATTACACTCGAGGGCCACTCCAAACGTGTGGGCATCCTCTCCTGGCACCCCACTGCCCGGAATGTCCTGCTCAGTGCAG GTGGTGACAATGTGATCATCATCTGGAATGTGGGCACCGGGGAGGTGCTCCTGAGCCTAGACGACCTGCACCCGGACGTCATCCACAGCGTGTGCTGGAACAGCAACGGTAGCCTGCTGGCCACCACCTGCAAGGACAAGACGCTGCGCATTATCGACCCCCGCAAGGGCCAGGTGGTGGCG GAGCGAGCCCGGCCTCACGAGGGCGCCCGCCCGCTGCGGGCCGTCTTCACTGCAGACGGGAAGCTACTCAGCACCGGCTTCAGCAGGATGAGTGAGCGGCAACTCGCGCTCTGGGACCCG gagaGGTTTGCGGCCCACGAGGGAATGAGGCCCATGCGGGCCGTCTTCACGCGCCAGGGTCATATCTTCACCACGGGCTTCACCCGCATGAGCCAGCGAGAGCTGGGCCTGTGGGACCCG AACAACTTCGAGGAGCCAGTGGCACTGCAGGAGATGGACACAAGCAACGGGGTCCTACTGCCCTTCTATGATCCCGACTCTAGCATCGTCTACCTATGCGGCAAG GGCGACAGCAGCATTCGATACTTTGAGATTACGGACGAACCACCTTTCGTGCATTACCTGAACACCTTCAGCAGCAAGGAGCCTCAGAGGGGCATGGGTTTCATGCCCAAGCGGGGGCTGGAAGTCAGCAAGTGTGAGATCGCCCG GTTCTACAAGTTGCACGAAAGAAAATGTGAGCCCATCGTCATGACGGTGCCCCGCAAG tCAGACTTGTTCCAGGACGACCTATACCCAGATACTCCCGGCCCCGAGCCGGCCCTAGAAGCGGACGAATGGCTATCTGGCCAGGACGCCGAACCGGTGCTCATCTCGCTGAGGGACGGTTACGTGCCTCCCAAGCACCGCGAGCTCCGCGTCACCAAGCGCAATATCCTGGACGTGCGCCCCCCCTCTGGCCCCCGCCGCAGCCAGTCGGCCAGCGACGCCTCCCTGTCG CAGCACACCCTGGAGACGCTGCTGGAGGAGATCAAGGCCCTGCGCGAGCAGGTGCAGGCCCAGGAGCAGCGCATCACGGCCCTGGAGAACATGCTGTGCGAGCTGGTGGACGGCACCGACTAG
- the CORO6 gene encoding coronin-6 isoform X5 — MSRRVVRQSKFRHVFGQAAKADQSYEDIRVSKVTWDSSFCAVNPKFLAIIVEAGGGGAFIVLPLAKTGRVDKNYPLVTGHTAPVLDIDWCPHNDNVIASASDDTTVMVWQIPDYTPVRNITEPIITLEGHSKRVGILSWHPTARNVLLSAGGDNVIIIWNVGTGEVLLSLDDLHPDVIHSVCWNSNGSLLATTCKDKTLRIIDPRKGQVVAERARPHEGARPLRAVFTADGKLLSTGFSRMSERQLALWDPNNFEEPVALQEMDTSNGVLLPFYDPDSSIVYLCGKGDSSIRYFEITDEPPFVHYLNTFSSKEPQRGMGFMPKRGLEVSKCEIARFYKLHERKCEPIVMTVPRKSDLFQDDLYPDTPGPEPALEADEWLSGQDAEPVLISLRDGYVPPKHRELRVTKRNILDVRPPSGPRRSQSASDASLSQQHTLETLLEEIKALREQVQAQEQRITALENMLCELVDGTD, encoded by the exons ATGAGCCGACGTGTGGTTCGGCAGAGCAAGTTCCGCCATGTGTTTGGGCAGGCCGCAAAGGCTGACCAGTCCTACGAGGACATCCGggtgtccaaggtcacatgggaCAGCTCCTTCTGTGCGGTCAACCCCAAATTCCTGGCCATTATTGtggaggctgggggtggaggtgccTTCATTGTCCTGCCTCTGGCCAAG ACAGGACGAGTGGATAAGAACTACCCACTGGTCACTGGGCACACTGCTCCTGTGCTGGACATTGACTGGTGCCCACACAATGACAACGTCATTGCCAGTGCCTCAGATGACACCACGGTCATG gTGTGGCAAATTCCAGATTATACTCCCGTGCGCAACATTACAGAACCCATCATTACACTCGAGGGCCACTCCAAACGTGTGGGCATCCTCTCCTGGCACCCCACTGCCCGGAATGTCCTGCTCAGTGCAG GTGGTGACAATGTGATCATCATCTGGAATGTGGGCACCGGGGAGGTGCTCCTGAGCCTAGACGACCTGCACCCGGACGTCATCCACAGCGTGTGCTGGAACAGCAACGGTAGCCTGCTGGCCACCACCTGCAAGGACAAGACGCTGCGCATTATCGACCCCCGCAAGGGCCAGGTGGTGGCG GAGCGAGCCCGGCCTCACGAGGGCGCCCGCCCGCTGCGGGCCGTCTTCACTGCAGACGGGAAGCTACTCAGCACCGGCTTCAGCAGGATGAGTGAGCGGCAACTCGCGCTCTGGGACCCG AACAACTTCGAGGAGCCAGTGGCACTGCAGGAGATGGACACAAGCAACGGGGTCCTACTGCCCTTCTATGATCCCGACTCTAGCATCGTCTACCTATGCGGCAAG GGCGACAGCAGCATTCGATACTTTGAGATTACGGACGAACCACCTTTCGTGCATTACCTGAACACCTTCAGCAGCAAGGAGCCTCAGAGGGGCATGGGTTTCATGCCCAAGCGGGGGCTGGAAGTCAGCAAGTGTGAGATCGCCCG GTTCTACAAGTTGCACGAAAGAAAATGTGAGCCCATCGTCATGACGGTGCCCCGCAAG tCAGACTTGTTCCAGGACGACCTATACCCAGATACTCCCGGCCCCGAGCCGGCCCTAGAAGCGGACGAATGGCTATCTGGCCAGGACGCCGAACCGGTGCTCATCTCGCTGAGGGACGGTTACGTGCCTCCCAAGCACCGCGAGCTCCGCGTCACCAAGCGCAATATCCTGGACGTGCGCCCCCCCTCTGGCCCCCGCCGCAGCCAGTCGGCCAGCGACGCCTCCCTGTCG CAGCAGCACACCCTGGAGACGCTGCTGGAGGAGATCAAGGCCCTGCGCGAGCAGGTGCAGGCCCAGGAGCAGCGCATCACGGCCCTGGAGAACATGCTGTGCGAGCTGGTGGACGGCACCGACTAG
- the CORO6 gene encoding coronin-6 isoform X4, protein MSRRVVRQSKFRHVFGQAAKADQSYEDIRVSKVTWDSSFCAVNPKFLAIIVEAGGGGAFIVLPLAKTGRVDKNYPLVTGHTAPVLDIDWCPHNDNVIASASDDTTVMVWQIPDYTPVRNITEPIITLEGHSKRVGILSWHPTARNVLLSAGGDNVIIIWNVGTGEVLLSLDDLHPDVIHSVCWNSNGSLLATTCKDKTLRIIDPRKGQVVAERFAAHEGMRPMRAVFTRQGHIFTTGFTRMSQRELGLWDPNNFEEPVALQEMDTSNGVLLPFYDPDSSIVYLCGKGDSSIRYFEITDEPPFVHYLNTFSSKEPQRGMGFMPKRGLEVSKCEIARFYKLHERKCEPIVMTVPRKSDLFQDDLYPDTPGPEPALEADEWLSGQDAEPVLISLRDGYVPPKHRELRVTKRNILDVRPPSGPRRSQSASDASLSQQHTLETLLEEIKALREQVQAQEQRITALENMLCELVDGTD, encoded by the exons ATGAGCCGACGTGTGGTTCGGCAGAGCAAGTTCCGCCATGTGTTTGGGCAGGCCGCAAAGGCTGACCAGTCCTACGAGGACATCCGggtgtccaaggtcacatgggaCAGCTCCTTCTGTGCGGTCAACCCCAAATTCCTGGCCATTATTGtggaggctgggggtggaggtgccTTCATTGTCCTGCCTCTGGCCAAG ACAGGACGAGTGGATAAGAACTACCCACTGGTCACTGGGCACACTGCTCCTGTGCTGGACATTGACTGGTGCCCACACAATGACAACGTCATTGCCAGTGCCTCAGATGACACCACGGTCATG gTGTGGCAAATTCCAGATTATACTCCCGTGCGCAACATTACAGAACCCATCATTACACTCGAGGGCCACTCCAAACGTGTGGGCATCCTCTCCTGGCACCCCACTGCCCGGAATGTCCTGCTCAGTGCAG GTGGTGACAATGTGATCATCATCTGGAATGTGGGCACCGGGGAGGTGCTCCTGAGCCTAGACGACCTGCACCCGGACGTCATCCACAGCGTGTGCTGGAACAGCAACGGTAGCCTGCTGGCCACCACCTGCAAGGACAAGACGCTGCGCATTATCGACCCCCGCAAGGGCCAGGTGGTGGCG gagaGGTTTGCGGCCCACGAGGGAATGAGGCCCATGCGGGCCGTCTTCACGCGCCAGGGTCATATCTTCACCACGGGCTTCACCCGCATGAGCCAGCGAGAGCTGGGCCTGTGGGACCCG AACAACTTCGAGGAGCCAGTGGCACTGCAGGAGATGGACACAAGCAACGGGGTCCTACTGCCCTTCTATGATCCCGACTCTAGCATCGTCTACCTATGCGGCAAG GGCGACAGCAGCATTCGATACTTTGAGATTACGGACGAACCACCTTTCGTGCATTACCTGAACACCTTCAGCAGCAAGGAGCCTCAGAGGGGCATGGGTTTCATGCCCAAGCGGGGGCTGGAAGTCAGCAAGTGTGAGATCGCCCG GTTCTACAAGTTGCACGAAAGAAAATGTGAGCCCATCGTCATGACGGTGCCCCGCAAG tCAGACTTGTTCCAGGACGACCTATACCCAGATACTCCCGGCCCCGAGCCGGCCCTAGAAGCGGACGAATGGCTATCTGGCCAGGACGCCGAACCGGTGCTCATCTCGCTGAGGGACGGTTACGTGCCTCCCAAGCACCGCGAGCTCCGCGTCACCAAGCGCAATATCCTGGACGTGCGCCCCCCCTCTGGCCCCCGCCGCAGCCAGTCGGCCAGCGACGCCTCCCTGTCG CAGCAGCACACCCTGGAGACGCTGCTGGAGGAGATCAAGGCCCTGCGCGAGCAGGTGCAGGCCCAGGAGCAGCGCATCACGGCCCTGGAGAACATGCTGTGCGAGCTGGTGGACGGCACCGACTAG